From the genome of Bacillota bacterium, one region includes:
- a CDS encoding methyl-accepting chemotaxis protein, which produces MMAKIEELVKEVWAAARKVLEAAEQLSDGADSAAKTIEQMSRSVTEVAATTERQARSVDETARIMAEISSGVQQVAANSQSVSAASLQASRSAQNGGQSLERAMAQMGTIDSVVNESASKVKSLGEKSKEIGQIVDVITNIAEQTNLLALNAAIEAARAGEQGRGFAVVADEVRKLAEQSAEAAKRIANLVMKIQEETDQAVLAMNNGTYEVKNGLEVMALAGEAFKEIIQAIENVSTQIQEVSAANAQMANSAAEAVKMAANSSEIARQTAAGAQEVAASTEEQMAITQEVASSANTLRELARDLEKMVESFQVS; this is translated from the coding sequence ATGATGGCGAAGATTGAGGAATTGGTCAAAGAAGTCTGGGCTGCAGCGCGCAAGGTACTCGAGGCCGCTGAACAGCTGAGCGATGGAGCGGATTCCGCGGCCAAAACCATCGAGCAGATGAGTCGCAGTGTGACGGAGGTGGCCGCCACTACGGAGAGACAGGCCAGGAGCGTTGACGAGACCGCCAGGATCATGGCCGAGATTTCGAGTGGGGTGCAACAGGTAGCTGCCAATTCGCAATCGGTCTCTGCCGCTTCACTCCAGGCGTCCCGTTCTGCGCAGAACGGTGGTCAATCTCTGGAAAGAGCGATGGCGCAGATGGGCACCATTGATTCGGTGGTCAATGAATCGGCCAGCAAAGTTAAGAGCCTGGGTGAGAAATCAAAAGAGATCGGTCAGATCGTCGACGTGATCACTAACATTGCTGAGCAGACCAACCTGCTTGCCTTGAACGCGGCGATTGAGGCTGCCCGGGCGGGTGAGCAGGGGCGAGGTTTCGCGGTGGTGGCCGATGAGGTGCGTAAGCTGGCCGAGCAATCAGCGGAGGCGGCCAAAAGGATCGCCAACCTGGTCATGAAGATTCAGGAGGAAACAGACCAGGCGGTTCTGGCGATGAACAACGGCACGTACGAGGTGAAAAACGGGCTGGAAGTAATGGCCCTGGCTGGAGAAGCCTTCAAGGAGATAATTCAGGCGATCGAAAACGTCAGTACGCAAATCCAGGAAGTTTCCGCGGCCAATGCCCAGATGGCTAACAGTGCAGCTGAGGCCGTGAAAATGGCGGCCAACAGCAGCGAGATCGCCCGCCAGACCGCGGCTGGCGCGCAGGAAGTGGCTGCCAGCACCGAAGAACAAATGGCGATCACTCAGGAAGTGGCCAGTTCAGCGAATACACTGCGTGAACTGGCACGCGATCTGGAGAAAATGGTAGAAAGTTTTCAAGTAAGTTGA